From a single Streptomyces sp. NBC_00377 genomic region:
- a CDS encoding DUF4255 domain-containing protein, which produces MIHEVDEVLKELLGGGALAGSGIDVSFEAPTRDWAARRNAPVINTYLYDIREDVTRRQRGQMAVRDERDIVVKRRQPPRWFRLSYLVTAWTRTPQDEHRLLSAVLATLLPREMLTADELPGSLRALGLAMPVTVAGIQTESRSLAEIWSALGGELKPSLDLVVTAPFPAYPEYDAGPPVTEGAAVRLRGMDGDPPESGERTHRPHQVAAARAAREAGPRRPDPQ; this is translated from the coding sequence GTGATCCACGAGGTGGACGAGGTCCTCAAAGAGCTGCTCGGGGGTGGCGCGCTGGCGGGCTCCGGCATCGATGTCTCCTTCGAGGCGCCGACCCGCGACTGGGCGGCCCGGCGCAACGCCCCTGTGATCAACACCTACTTGTACGACATTCGCGAGGACGTGACCCGTCGGCAGCGCGGCCAGATGGCGGTGCGTGACGAACGCGACATCGTCGTGAAGCGCCGTCAGCCACCGCGCTGGTTCCGGCTCTCCTATCTCGTGACGGCCTGGACGCGGACCCCACAGGACGAACACCGCCTGCTGTCGGCCGTGTTGGCGACGCTGCTGCCGCGCGAGATGCTGACGGCCGACGAACTGCCCGGCTCACTGCGGGCCCTGGGGCTGGCGATGCCGGTGACGGTGGCCGGTATCCAGACCGAGTCACGTTCCCTCGCCGAGATCTGGTCCGCCCTGGGCGGCGAGCTCAAGCCGTCCCTCGACCTGGTGGTGACGGCGCCCTTCCCGGCATACCCGGAGTACGACGCCGGGCCGCCTGTCACGGAGGGCGCGGCGGTCCGCCTGCGCGGCATGGACGGCGACCCACCCGAGTCCGGCGAACGCACCCACCGCCCTCACCAGGTGGCAGCGGCCCGCGCCGCCCGCGAGGCCGGCCCCCGCCGCCCGGACCCACAGTGA
- a CDS encoding AAA family ATPase has translation MTGPLREREDAQALLAAEAERARAGEGRLVLLRGATGTGRSAVLEAAAAHAAGLGLRVLHARCSPEDTALPFSSVLHLLGSVPEFADVGPGGDDRESAARLWRVLRAYADEAPLMVAVDDVHLADEASRRWFVEAARRIDRLPVVLVATERSQYDIGPRPTGLTHTLSPSVFRTHTLAPLTEDASADLVRAAFPTASDRWTADCVRAGAGNPLLLHALLDDLDGAPPPLAVPRTCAALYPGSYPAAVSWWLDNAGPATAEVARTLAALEQADQTERTQQSRRTEQAQRTAGAEREGAVQRAERDGGAGGAGVRNTDSAPVIPHQARTGPGTPHRARTASATPHQPRSASGAASATASGAVFPGIPGTADETAPGTATRSGPATTTGPAATVATTATPTGPAADPARGTAPAAVSEAATDTLAALVADASGADPARVSGWFTAMTRLGVLRPDRSGRPRYAHPLLRDAVLGGWSTARRQDAHRAVAQAMLRRGDPLDSVARQLLGSAPEGLPWAQRVLRDAGTVAAREDRPHDAVRYLRRALQEPLPDDLRQRLLTELGSLEYASADTPAGIPRLAEALDLPAEPRDQVRTAIALGTALVGRGEVRTAVEVLRRLETRLSAHPDLARALQTASALLADQDRMVRREAYRWLTDTAERSPELVGPSGQALLVRYAATAGELPAREAMRRLRTLLTEPADSLAEPFLLGTAAAVAQWADELDEAERLVERGLAGQHPSLLHPMEQALLDTGWDIAAARGAYDTVLAGYSEAAHVRRTGGGPVGADAHILLALVETGRTAEARRLADAFDLRDVPDSWELNRFLYARGVLRFTEGDVAGALHDFLECGRRQSARAVLSPVVTPWRTAAAECRLALGNSQEALALATEELRLARVWNTPRTTGRALRVLGRATRGRRGLELGEEAVAVLRDSPAEAELVASLLAHGRQLTAAGERGRGRDHLREGAERAERLGSVRLLTYAEQALRTAGGRRTTPAHTGSGALTASERRIAELAAEGRTNTEIAELLHVARRTVETHLTSTYRKLGIRRRGELRGALEE, from the coding sequence ATGACCGGACCGTTGCGGGAACGCGAGGACGCGCAGGCGCTGCTCGCGGCCGAGGCCGAGCGCGCCCGCGCCGGAGAAGGCCGGCTCGTCCTGCTGCGCGGGGCCACCGGCACCGGCCGGTCCGCCGTCCTCGAAGCCGCCGCCGCGCACGCGGCCGGTCTCGGGCTGCGAGTCCTGCATGCCCGCTGCTCCCCCGAGGACACCGCGCTGCCGTTCTCCTCGGTCCTGCACCTCCTCGGCTCCGTACCGGAGTTCGCGGACGTCGGACCGGGCGGCGACGACCGGGAGAGCGCGGCCCGGCTCTGGCGGGTCCTGCGTGCGTACGCCGACGAGGCGCCGCTCATGGTGGCCGTGGACGACGTCCACCTCGCCGACGAGGCCTCGCGCCGCTGGTTCGTGGAGGCGGCCCGCCGTATCGACCGATTACCGGTGGTCCTGGTGGCCACCGAGCGCAGTCAGTACGACATCGGCCCGCGGCCCACCGGCCTCACCCACACCCTGTCCCCGTCCGTGTTCCGCACCCACACCCTCGCCCCGCTCACCGAGGACGCCTCGGCCGACCTGGTCCGGGCCGCCTTCCCGACGGCTTCCGACCGGTGGACGGCGGACTGCGTACGGGCCGGGGCGGGCAACCCGCTGCTGCTGCACGCCCTCCTCGACGACCTCGACGGCGCCCCGCCGCCCCTGGCCGTCCCGAGGACGTGCGCCGCGCTGTACCCGGGTTCCTACCCTGCGGCCGTCTCCTGGTGGCTGGACAACGCGGGCCCGGCGACGGCGGAGGTGGCCCGCACCCTCGCGGCCCTGGAACAGGCGGACCAGACGGAGCGTACGCAGCAGTCCCGGCGGACGGAACAGGCGCAGCGCACCGCGGGCGCCGAGCGGGAAGGGGCTGTTCAGCGAGCCGAGCGAGACGGGGGCGCCGGGGGCGCCGGTGTCCGGAACACCGACTCCGCGCCCGTGATCCCCCACCAGGCCCGGACCGGCCCGGGAACCCCTCACCGGGCCCGGACCGCTTCCGCGACACCTCACCAGCCCCGGAGCGCTTCTGGAGCGGCTTCCGCAACGGCCTCCGGGGCGGTCTTCCCAGGGATCCCCGGGACCGCCGACGAAACGGCTCCCGGGACCGCCACCCGCTCCGGACCGGCCACCACCACCGGACCGGCCGCGACCGTCGCAACCACCGCCACCCCCACCGGCCCGGCCGCCGACCCCGCCCGGGGCACCGCACCCGCGGCCGTGTCCGAAGCGGCCACGGACACCCTCGCCGCCCTCGTCGCCGACGCCTCCGGCGCCGATCCGGCCCGTGTCTCCGGCTGGTTCACCGCGATGACGCGCCTCGGCGTGCTGCGGCCGGATCGGTCCGGCCGCCCCCGCTACGCGCACCCCCTCCTGCGGGACGCCGTTCTCGGAGGCTGGTCCACCGCCCGCCGCCAGGACGCGCACCGGGCGGTGGCGCAGGCCATGCTGCGCCGGGGCGACCCACTCGACTCCGTGGCACGGCAGTTGCTGGGCAGCGCCCCCGAGGGCCTGCCCTGGGCACAGCGCGTGCTGCGCGACGCCGGCACCGTGGCCGCGCGCGAGGACCGCCCCCACGACGCCGTCCGCTATCTGCGCCGGGCCCTCCAGGAACCGCTGCCCGACGACCTGCGCCAGCGCCTGCTCACCGAACTCGGCTCCCTGGAGTACGCCTCCGCCGACACCCCGGCGGGCATCCCGCGGCTGGCCGAGGCGCTCGACCTGCCCGCCGAACCCCGTGACCAGGTCCGTACGGCCATCGCGCTGGGCACCGCGCTGGTGGGCCGGGGCGAGGTCCGCACGGCGGTGGAGGTGCTGCGCCGCCTGGAGACCCGGCTGAGCGCCCACCCCGATCTGGCGCGCGCCCTCCAGACGGCGTCCGCGCTCCTCGCCGACCAGGACCGGATGGTCCGCAGGGAGGCCTACCGCTGGCTCACCGACACCGCCGAACGCTCCCCGGAACTCGTCGGTCCCTCGGGTCAGGCCCTGCTCGTGCGGTACGCGGCGACCGCGGGCGAACTCCCGGCGCGGGAGGCGATGCGACGGCTGCGCACCCTGCTGACGGAACCCGCCGACTCCCTCGCCGAGCCGTTCCTGCTGGGCACGGCCGCGGCGGTCGCCCAGTGGGCCGACGAGCTCGACGAGGCGGAACGCCTGGTGGAGCGCGGCCTGGCCGGCCAGCATCCGTCGCTGCTGCACCCGATGGAGCAGGCCCTCCTGGACACCGGGTGGGACATAGCGGCGGCGCGGGGCGCCTACGACACCGTGCTCGCGGGGTACTCCGAGGCGGCCCACGTCCGGCGTACCGGCGGCGGCCCCGTGGGCGCGGACGCGCACATCCTGCTCGCGCTGGTCGAGACGGGCCGCACGGCCGAGGCCCGCCGTCTGGCCGACGCCTTCGACCTGCGTGACGTCCCCGACTCCTGGGAGCTGAACCGCTTCCTGTACGCGCGGGGCGTGCTGCGCTTCACCGAGGGCGATGTCGCGGGCGCCCTGCACGACTTCCTGGAGTGCGGCCGCCGCCAGTCCGCCCGTGCCGTCCTCAGCCCGGTCGTCACACCGTGGCGGACGGCGGCCGCGGAGTGCCGGCTGGCGCTGGGCAACTCCCAGGAGGCGCTGGCCCTCGCGACCGAGGAACTGCGGCTGGCCCGTGTGTGGAACACCCCGCGCACGACGGGACGGGCGTTGCGCGTCCTGGGCCGGGCGACCCGCGGCAGGCGGGGCCTGGAACTGGGTGAGGAGGCGGTGGCCGTCCTGCGGGACTCCCCGGCCGAGGCGGAGCTCGTGGCCTCCCTCCTCGCGCACGGCCGGCAGCTGACCGCCGCCGGCGAGCGCGGACGGGGCCGTGACCACCTGCGTGAGGGTGCCGAACGCGCCGAACGACTGGGCAGCGTCCGTCTCCTGACCTATGCCGAGCAAGCCCTCCGTACCGCGGGCGGCCGTCGCACCACCCCCGCCCACACCGGCTCCGGGGCCCTCACCGCCAGCGAACGCCGTATCGCGGAACTGGCGGCGGAGGGACGTACCAACACCGAGATAGCGGAACTCCTGCACGTCGCCCGCCGTACCGTGGAAACCCACCTCACCAGCACCTACCGGAAGTTGGGGATCCGCAGGCGGGGCGAGTTGCGGGGCGCCCTGGAGGAGTGA
- a CDS encoding helix-turn-helix transcriptional regulator: protein MLSSPRTSDTGVAAAAALGAAAAGTTIGTTVGSGLGGGLGSRRRVPVAVQAPDPISREGAVSQLRGRPEVEVREEVSAAAGTVALLIEDTLDEAALARLRRIVRSEGARAVLVVGTIRETELLDVIECGVGAIVWRREATAHRLVQAVLAAHRGDGDLPADLLGRLISQVGTLHRGAAGRPGAPSLGLAPREVDVLRLVAEGLDTGEIASKLSYSERTVKNVMHGLTTRLHLRNRAHAVAYALREGYI from the coding sequence TTGCTCAGCTCACCACGGACATCAGACACCGGCGTCGCGGCCGCCGCGGCCCTGGGCGCCGCCGCCGCAGGCACCACCATCGGCACCACGGTCGGCAGTGGCCTCGGCGGCGGACTCGGCTCCCGGCGGCGGGTCCCCGTGGCCGTCCAGGCACCGGACCCGATCTCCCGGGAGGGCGCCGTCAGCCAGTTGCGCGGGCGTCCCGAGGTCGAGGTCCGCGAGGAGGTCTCGGCCGCCGCGGGCACCGTGGCGCTGCTGATCGAGGACACCCTCGACGAAGCGGCGCTGGCCCGGCTGCGGCGGATCGTGCGCAGCGAGGGGGCACGGGCGGTGCTCGTCGTGGGCACGATCCGCGAGACCGAACTGCTGGACGTCATCGAGTGCGGGGTCGGGGCCATCGTCTGGCGCCGGGAGGCCACCGCGCACCGGCTGGTGCAGGCCGTGCTGGCCGCCCACCGCGGCGACGGCGACCTGCCCGCCGACCTGCTCGGCAGGCTCATCAGCCAGGTGGGCACGCTGCACCGTGGTGCGGCGGGCCGGCCCGGCGCACCCTCGCTGGGACTCGCGCCGCGGGAGGTGGACGTCCTTCGGCTGGTCGCCGAGGGCCTGGACACCGGAGAGATCGCCAGCAAGCTGTCCTACTCCGAACGAACCGTCAAGAACGTCATGCACGGACTCACGACGCGGTTGCACCTGCGCAACCGGGCGCACGCGGTGGCATATGCCCTCCGGGAAGGCTACATCTGA